CTCTCGTCTGCACTCTGTCGTTGTCAAACACCGGAGCCCGGCGTGAGCCGAACCCGCGGGCCGTTCGGGACCGGTGCGGACGCAGCGCGAACGCCACTCGAACCCGCTGATCCCACTCCGAAGGAGTCGAACGCGCCGGTGGCCCGCCGAGCCGGGGCGCGAGGAACAAAGCTACAGGTCACACGCACGAGCGTCAACGCGCGCGGGGTGCCTCGGCGGGCCCGTGTGAGGTGGCTCGCCTCCCGCGATGCGTGCGGCTGGTGCGCTGCTAGCGTACCCGCCCGATGGGGTCGCTGTCCCGTGAGGTGCAGATCGCGATGCGCGCGGCCGCGCGCGGGGCCGACGTCGTCCGCGAGGCGGGGCTTGCCGGCGGGGCCGACAGGGTCGGCGAGGCCGGCGGGGTCGGCCTGCGGGACAAGGCGCTGCCGGGCGACTACGTGACCGAGATCGATCTGGCCGCCGAGCGTGCGATCGTGTCGCTGCTCGAGGCCGAGGGCGGCGGCGTGGGCATCCACGGCGAGGAATCGGGGGGCGTCGACGTCGCCGATGCCTGGGTCGTCGATCCGCTCGACGGCACGACGAACTACGCGCACGGGTTCTGGGCGGTCGGGGTCTCGGTCGCGCTCGTGCAGGAAGGACGGCCGGTGGCCGGGGCCGTGTGCGCGCCGTTCCTGGGGACGACCTGGATGGCCGGGCGCGGCGAGGGCTCGTGGCGGGTCCGTGACGGCGGCGAGGCGGTGCCGATGCGCGTGTCCGAACGGGAACCCTCGCGCGCCGTGGTCGGCACCGGGTTCCCGTTCCGGCGCAAGGAGCTGCTCCCCCGCTACCTGCGGACGTTCGAGGCAGCGCTCGGTCGCTTCGAGGACCTGCGCCGCCCGGGAGCGGCGGCGCTCGACCTCGCCTGGGTGGCCGAGGGCGTGTTCGACGGTTTCTTCGAGTTGGCGCTGGCCCCCTGGGACGTCGCCGCCGGCGGGTTGTTGATCGAGGAAGCCGGCGGCGTCGTCACGGACTGGTCCGGCGATGAGCGGGCATGGCTCAGCGGCGACATCCTGGCCGGCGGCGCGGCGGTGCACGCGGCGCTGCTCGAGCGGGCGAAGCGCCCGTGACCGTCTCAGGCGAAGGCGGGGCTGGGGGAGAGCCCCGCCTTCGCCTCGAGCTCAGGTGTCCAGGCGAGTCACTCGAGTGGACCAGTTCGTGAAGATGGTCCGCCGGTCACCGCAGTTGGTGTCCGCGAGCCACCGCAAGAAACGGCACCTCGAGGCGATGTACTCGACCCCGAACCACAGATCGCCCCCGTTGCCCGGCACCATGTAACCGTAGTCCTGCCACCGCGGACGGAACCCACCGAAGACCGTGCCGGAGAACCCGTCGGAGGGTGACCGGCCACGGGCGGCGATGTGCACGACATCGGGATCCTCACCGAGCTCGAGCGGGATGTAGGCCGCGCTCGGGAAGTAGCTCGGTCCGACGAGCGACACGCCGATGT
The Actinomycetota bacterium genome window above contains:
- a CDS encoding inositol monophosphatase family protein, with amino-acid sequence MGSLSREVQIAMRAAARGADVVREAGLAGGADRVGEAGGVGLRDKALPGDYVTEIDLAAERAIVSLLEAEGGGVGIHGEESGGVDVADAWVVDPLDGTTNYAHGFWAVGVSVALVQEGRPVAGAVCAPFLGTTWMAGRGEGSWRVRDGGEAVPMRVSEREPSRAVVGTGFPFRRKELLPRYLRTFEAALGRFEDLRRPGAAALDLAWVAEGVFDGFFELALAPWDVAAGGLLIEEAGGVVTDWSGDERAWLSGDILAGGAAVHAALLERAKRP